tctttcaaattcatAGTAGAATATGTTTATTCTGTTTCTTGCAGTTCCGTATCGTACAAGATGACTAGTCATTTTAAGAAGACCTCATCTTAACATGAACAGTCTGACCGATGGTTTAGAAGTATACAGTTTCTACTTGTACACGATAGAAACCATTGCAACAGTGTGTTGTTGATACCAGTTGATACCAATTGTCCCTTGATTAGATAAATTAGCTTATTTTGTTATAAAATATGAGTAACAAGAGAAgaatgaaataaaagacacattgaaatatttgattgaaTCTATTATTGTTCGTTTTATTGttacaattaaattaatatctaTATAGGATGACActaaattcttttattaatacaTTACTTGTAGAACATTAGGCTGGTTTATCACAGGTAATCAGAATCAACGTTTATTTCCTTatatttggaatatttaTAGTTGTGGTCTGGAGAGTATctgttttcaattgaacTTAAGTCTGGGTTTctgttaaaaatatcatctaGCTTCAGATCTTGATCTGCTAGATATTTGGCTTTCTCATAATCTGAATGCTTGAATTTATCTTCTAAAAACTCTTTTTCGAAATATTCTTTCCCCTTAAGTTGACGTTgtttattgaataatgtttctaattcatcaagtttcgaaatatatttcattttatcaatttcatttttttctcttagtttcttatttgtaatttctaattctactattttatcatttaaattacttATTTCCCTGTCCTTATCCATAACTTGAGCAACAAGTTTATCATCAACTTTTGGTGAGTTGTAACTTAATTCGATGGCTTTGTTgcttattttttttaattcatcatATTTGCTATGCAATTTGTAGAAGTTATCAAATATCTTTTTGGACTGTAGTTTTTCATTgttcaattcatttttaatttccatatatttcattttataaCTTTCTTCCCGTTTcttgttttcttctttgcGACCTAATATATCCTTGTACATCAATTCAAGATCCCTACTATTTTTATCAAGTTTATCCAAAAGTGATAGATAATCTGATGTATGATCTTTAATTAGATTcttattaccattattcTTCAATGGAGACGTGAACTTACCTGGCAACACTTGAGGACTCTCAGATCTCGAAATATTCGGAGCTTGGCTGCGATCAAAACGTTCGGATTCATTGCCTACTGTTTTCCTAAAAAGTGCAGATAAGAATGCCGGGTCTTGAGTTGGAACCTTTACATCGTCATAAAGCGTTGATGTTTTCCTGAAACCATTCGTTTTATTCGCAAAAGTATCAGTGTTGTCATTGTATCCGGCATTCGACATGCTATTTGGATGAATTTCCACGGGAGCTAACAATTTCTCTATTTTTAGTCTTCTTTCTGGATCCATAATATAATCCAAATCCTGTTGCATATTCTTCACGTTGACATAGTTACCTTCATGTGTACTTTCATCCATGCCAGTTTGATATCTTTGATGAGAAAATCTGACTTTATTCTTTCTGTATTTATCATCGTTCACCAATGGATCCCGTAGCAGGTCATACTTATCATAAAATGCCTGGTTTGAGCCACCTGTCCATGAAGAAGATCGAGACCTGCCATGTTCGACCGTGCActcatcattattttcatgatatatattattaaaccTCTGATACTTATAATTCGTGTCATCCTGTGCAAATTCTTTGTATTTCCTCGTAGGTGAAACACTTGAACCAAATAATGCATCTTTTGTCCATTTAAACAGACCAGTTATCCCACCATGATCTTTGGGATTTATATCATTTGTGATAATATCTGCATTCATGTCTccaaagaaaatataaaacgGACTTAAATCAACGTATTCAAACAGTTCCAATGTCTATCCGTAATATCACCCACTCACTGGTTCACCTTGCATCATCAGGAATACTCAAGATACAAAGAACACATTGTTTCATTTAAAGATGTTTGTGTTACTTTTATAAAATCGAATTCCACAAGAGTCGCGCGTAAGTAATTAACATAGTAAACACGATCTCGAAGGTTCATCAGATCTTACTATTTTAAACAAAAGTCTTTTAACGGAATTGGAAGAGCATGGGAAGACATGTGTATACATATGCGTATATGTGTTGTTATAAGAGTAGTTGAATTGCATGACGAAGATCACTCAAAGTGTGGTGGCTATGgattcaattgataaaaacGTTCCAGTTCTTTGGCAAGATGATGAGTTCGTTATAAGGTACAATGTTGCAAAGAGTGTGCATAAACTAGTCTTGTCGATGAACAAGAGTGCTTCCGATTGCAATAACCAATCAAGTTTGAGAGGAGATGATGTACTATTGAAATGGACACATACCTGTCTTTCCATCGATCCTCAATCGTTCATACTGAAGAAGACAGACCAAGTTTCTAGGATACAATTGGTATGGTGTCATGGAAACGTTGTATATTGCGATTCCTTGACTATTGATTCTCAAAATATTGTTGGTTTTGAGACTGAGCCTCTAATTACTGTTGATTTTGATGTATCGGCTTACTATGTGATATGGAACCATGGCTTAGTGTTGTTGTATGAAAAACTGTCTTCGATTCTACATGTCTTTGACACTGGATATAACAAGAAGATTGGAGAAATAGCGATGTATTCAACAGATCTCCATGATACTCCAATGCGAAGTTACGTTCTCTACAGTAGAAATCACGATTTATTTAGCGTTGTAGTTTTCGAATACGATTCTTCAATCAAGAAAACTATTCACTATTTGAACACTTATAGCCTGCCGAATTTCAATCTGAAGCATTACTCGAGATTACCAGAAGGTTACATCGATTATGTAATATTACAACCACAACCATCAACCATCAGAACGTGCAACACACTCaacaatgaaataataacaatatgTTCATATTGCAATATATTgcaaaaaataacaatcCAATGGTTCTCCTTCACAAATGAAACAAACACCAAACCATGGTTTGAGACCACCATACGGGACTACAGCTTTAACATGGGAGCCACCATTAAAGACCATACTGTCAGCTTACTGTTGTCAAATAGCAACGCAACGGGCAAGCAACTATTTCGAGCAACCTTTGACCCATTTTCATTATCGCAAGAATGGGAAATCAACCAAATAAATAACTAGAACCTCCCCCACTAGAACCCCCAGCATGAATCTCACTATATAAGAACATTTACATGTATAACATATACATAGCATTGTATATTCATTCTATTCATTTAGTGACGCTACTATTTAAATATCCATCATGTTACCCGAACAATGTGCACCTTGAGGCTCAAAAGACACTTTCTTTGTTCAAATCTGCAAAGTCCATTTATAGTTTCTTTGAATCAGTGAACACTGTTGAATTGATCAACCTGGGATACCGATTTAGAAGTTGTTCATATACATTTATTTGTTGCTGGGGGAGGGCTCGATGGTTAAACTTGCTAGTTTGGAGAGTTTGGAGAGTTTCCTTTAACGATCGGCACGAAcaatacatatacatatataaactaaaaaataatgtttgCGGTCATTTGGGTAACGTGTTTATTGCAATGTCTGCTTATGAACAGCATCGGTGTTGTGGCTGACGATAGTGTTCCTGACTATTCTGGAGATACTTTGCATGGTACTTGGTCTTCAAAATCAAACCAGGTTTTCACTGGTCCGGGTTTTTATGATCCCGTTGATGAATTGTTAATAGAACCATCTTTACCAGGTATTTCCATTTCCTTTACTGAAGATGGTTTCTACGAAGAGGCATGGTACAGAGTCGCTGGTAATGCAAAGGATCCCCGTTGTCCTACTGCAGTTCTGATTTTCCAACATGGTAAATATGAGGTCTTAACAAACGGTacattgaaattatatCCTTTTGAGGTTGATGGAAGACAGTTATTAAGTGATCCATGTAACGACGGTGGCGTCTCTGCGTACACTAGATACAGTCAAGTTGGTACATACTTGTCATTTTACACAGTTTTAGATGATTACCATGGTGTTTTCAAATTACAACTGTTCGAATTCGACGGTACTCCATTGCAACCTCTATATTTGGCATACAGACCACCTATCATGTTACCAACCATTACATTGAATCCAACTGCCTCTGGTTCTGAAGATTCCTCATCCGATGAAACTAGTTCTGCCGTAGCGAAGAGGTCCTTGAGATCTTTAgtgaaaagaaatttagAAAACAGATACAAGACAAATGCAGTCAAGAAACAACGTAGTATCTTTAACTCAAGCACTGTTTGGTATGCATGTATGACAGTGATCTGTATTTGTTCTGCTGCATTCATCTTTTCATAAGTGCTGGAAGCCCTACTATTAAACGCCAAAGTTGAATTTTATAAAGGAAAAACGAAACAAGATAACATATGCAAGAAGATACACTAGAGTTAGAGAATACCAGTATGTTGATTTGTGAGTAAGGTATAAACACGCTAGACGTGGCAATTTCACAAAAGAACACATTCCTTTGACCTGAATTGCAAATGAAACTGAAGCACAagcaaaaaatatatacaaaaacAATTTCAGGACAAAAACATAAACTGTACaactatataaatagatatatatataggttTATTAACCTCAGGATAAATACTAACTTCACATATCATATTATCTTCTATTACTATTATAGTTTTATACTTGAAACATAGTCGTTATATAGTGGAAATGATTCATTGACGGTTGATTCCTTTCAGCGCACGCTTCAAAATTCGctaataattttacaaCGCCTACTTATCTTAATTAGTATTTTAAtactaaatatatataagtgaTAATAGTTGACAGTATTCTGATTAACTTTGTTTTTTATACTAAATCGATAACAAAAGATCAAAATAGCACTGTTTGCTTTCATATAGTTGCACATTGCAAGTAGACTTCTTTTAAGACACTCACgatatttgttaattttgCATAGTGTGAATTTTAGTATCGGCTCACAGAAATAGGGGAATAATATTGTTCTATTGACAACTAAGGATATAACCACTTATTGTTACGGTGCCATTTAGtataaattatacaaaTATGACAGGACTTGTTGTTTATCCAAACGAGTTAGACTCTTTGATTGAAGCTGCTACTAGTTCCAGCATTCCAAATGGGGATGTTGATCTACATGCTTCTTTGGAAATATCTGATATAATAAGATCTAAAAGAATCCCTCATAAAGATTCTATGC
The Tetrapisispora phaffii CBS 4417 chromosome 8, complete genome DNA segment above includes these coding regions:
- the ROT1 gene encoding Rot1p (similar to Saccharomyces cerevisiae ROT1 (YMR200W); ancestral locus Anc_6.294), coding for MFAVIWVTCLLQCLLMNSIGVVADDSVPDYSGDTLHGTWSSKSNQVFTGPGFYDPVDELLIEPSLPGISISFTEDGFYEEAWYRVAGNAKDPRCPTAVLIFQHGKYEVLTNGTLKLYPFEVDGRQLLSDPCNDGGVSAYTRYSQVGTYLSFYTVLDDYHGVFKLQLFEFDGTPLQPLYLAYRPPIMLPTITLNPTASGSEDSSSDETSSAVAKRSLRSLVKRNLENRYKTNAVKKQRSIFNSSTVWYACMTVICICSAAFIFS
- the TPHA0H02090 gene encoding uncharacterized protein (ancestral locus Anc_6.292) — encoded protein: MTKITQSVVAMDSIDKNVPVLWQDDEFVIRYNVAKSVHKLVLSMNKSASDCNNQSSLRGDDVLLKWTHTCLSIDPQSFILKKTDQVSRIQLVWCHGNVVYCDSLTIDSQNIVGFETEPLITVDFDVSAYYVIWNHGLVLLYEKLSSILHVFDTGYNKKIGEIAMYSTDLHDTPMRSYVLYSRNHDLFSVVVFEYDSSIKKTIHYLNTYSLPNFNLKHYSRLPEGYIDYVILQPQPSTIRTCNTLNNEIITICSYCNILQKITIQWFSFTNETNTKPWFETTIRDYSFNMGATIKDHTVSLLLSNSNATGKQLFRATFDPFSLSQEWEINQINN
- the BBP1 gene encoding Bbp1p (similar to Saccharomyces cerevisiae BBP1 (YPL255W); ancestral locus Anc_6.291); this encodes MNADIITNDINPKDHGGITGLFKWTKDALFGSSVSPTRKYKEFAQDDTNYKYQRFNNIYHENNDECTVEHGRSRSSSWTGGSNQAFYDKYDLLRDPLVNDDKYRKNKVRFSHQRYQTGMDESTHEGNYVNVKNMQQDLDYIMDPERRLKIEKLLAPVEIHPNSMSNAGYNDNTDTFANKTNGFRKTSTLYDDVKVPTQDPAFLSALFRKTVGNESERFDRSQAPNISRSESPQVLPGKFTSPLKNNGNKNLIKDHTSDYLSLLDKLDKNSRDLELMYKDILGRKEENKKREESYKMKYMEIKNELNNEKLQSKKIFDNFYKLHSKYDELKKISNKAIELSYNSPKVDDKLVAQVMDKDREISNLNDKIVELEITNKKLREKNEIDKMKYISKLDELETLFNKQRQLKGKEYFEKEFLEDKFKHSDYEKAKYLADQDLKLDDIFNRNPDLSSIENRYSPDHNYKYSKYKEINVDSDYL